From one Culex quinquefasciatus strain JHB chromosome 3, VPISU_Cqui_1.0_pri_paternal, whole genome shotgun sequence genomic stretch:
- the LOC6040822 gene encoding LOW QUALITY PROTEIN: cytochrome P450 6d3 (The sequence of the model RefSeq protein was modified relative to this genomic sequence to represent the inferred CDS: inserted 2 bases in 1 codon): MFLLSIALLGLVTFLGLYYIFSYWSRYGLPHLKPEVPYGNLRAVAERRQSFGVAISELYRKSTEQLLGIYLFFQPAILVRDASLAKQIMTSDFGSFHDRGIYHDEKSFSSNIFSASLKPWKQVRHKLTPNFSTGKLRNMVPTVLDVGKKLESYLAEHADRGEIVELREICTRYVIDIIALVLFGFEMDSINDPDHPFYVVGRELVRNSFSNNLRTAATFICPGILKLTKISSVSPKVSDFMVELVKKQLELREKMXCNPERLFQSLIDLRHEDRDREALSIVECASNVNLFYIAGSETTGGTIIFTLHELTHNPAVMKQLLAEIDEALERSGGQIDYDVVKGMRYLDVCIKETLRKYPGLPILNRKCTQDYRVPNSKMTIRKGTQLIIPLLAYAMDERYFPEPEKYMPERFFEETKNYDDDAYAPFGDGPRQCIATQMGITVAKVTLVMLLSKFSFEATHGQRIEFAPSSVPLGPKDGIKLKISRRNI, from the exons ATGTTCCTGCTATCGATAGCTCTGTTGGGGCTTGTTACGTTCCTGGGACTCTACTACATATTCTCGTACTGGAGTCGATACGGACTTCCACACCTCAAGCCGGAAGTTCCGTACGGAAATTTACGCGCCGTCGCCGAACGTCGTCAGAGCTTTGGAGTGGCCATCAGTGAGCTGTACCGCAAATCAACCGAGCAACTGTTAGGGATCTATCTGTTCTTCCAGCCGGCGATCCTCGTCCGCGATGCAAGTCTGGCCAAACAGATCATGACCTCGGACTTCGGAAGTTTCCACGATCGAGGAATTTACCACGATGAAAAATCGTTTTCGTCAAACATCTTCTCGGCGTCGTTGAAGCCGTGGAAACAGGTACGACACAAGTTGACGCCGAACTTTAGCACAGGTAAGCTTCGGAACATGGTGCCAACGGTGCTGGATGTTGGAAAGAAGCTCGAAAGTTACCTGGCAGAGCATGCCGACAGGGGAGAAATCGTCGAGCTGCGTGAGATTTGTACCCGGTACGTGATTGATATTATTGCTTTGGTGTTGTTTGGCTTCGAAATGGACTCGATCAACGATCCCGACCATCCGTTTTACGTCGTTGGTCGCGAGCTAGTGCGGAATAGCTTCTCGAACAATCTACGCACGGCCGCAACGTTTATCTGCCCTGGAATCCTAAAGCTGACGAAGATTTCTTCCGTTTCACCAAAAGTGTCCGACTTTATGGTTGAACTGGTCAAGAAGCAGCTGGAGCTGCGCGAAAAGAT GTGTAACCCGGAAAGACTTTTTCAATCGCTGATTGATCTGCGCCACGAAGATCGCGACAGAGAAGCCTTGAGCATTGTGGAGTGTGCTTCAAACGTAAACCTGTTCTACATCGCTGGGTCGGAAACGACTGGAGGTACCATAATCTTCACCCTCCACGAACTAACGCACAATCCAGCGGTTATGAAACAGCTGCTTGCGGAAATTGACGAGGCTCTCGAACGTTCCGGAGGTCAAATTGATTATGATGTCGTGAAAGGAATGAGATATTTGGACGTTTGTATTAAAGAAACGCTTCGCAAATACCCTGGATTGCCGATTTTGAACCGAAAGTGCACCCAGGACTATCGAGTCCCCAACTCAAAGATGACCATTCGAAAGGGAACTCAACTGATTATTCCACTGTTGGCGTACGCGATGGACGAACGGTACTTCCCAGAACCGGAAAAATATATGCCGGAGCGGTTCTTCGAGGAAACCAAGAACTACGACGATGACGCGTATGCGCCGTTTGGGGACGGACCACGTCAGTGTATTG CGACACAAATGGGTATCACCGTTGCCAAAGTCACCCTGGTGATGCTGCTATCTAAATTCTCTTTCGAAGCAACACATGGCCAGAGGATTGAGTTTGCACCGTCATCAGTTCCACTCGGACCAAAAGACGGGATTAAGCTTAAGATTTCTCGGAGGAACATCTag